The Vanessa cardui chromosome 9, ilVanCard2.1, whole genome shotgun sequence genome has a window encoding:
- the LOC124532231 gene encoding exosome complex exonuclease RRP44, whose amino-acid sequence MWTTKTFLTKTKRGNVLKIVREHYLRDDLLCGSAACNVCPHKDDEIVLEENPESLCGLFESNHYLILDTNVVLHQIDVIEEDALKNVIILQTVLEEVKHQNTAIFQRLLEVIGNKKRKFFSFVNEHHKDTYVERNPGEKQNDRNDRAIRKAASWYASHLSIKNINGKFPQIVLLTDDEKNRQLAQDEGILTCTVADYIKNVNGFPGLSDKLSKNVIPESCSKDALYPAHLTPTQIHAGIRSGSLHQGTFHASRDNYLEGNATISGCEKSILLQGHIGINRAIDGDIVAIEILPQEQWSKPSDIVLEDKTEDPGDFLEEESQLLTISKADDDITPTGKVVGIIRRKWRQYCGILLPSKFPGATRHLFTPAEKRIPRVRIETRQSDILASQRILVALDSWPRNSRYPLGHFVRSLGPIGDKDAENEVILLEHDVPHARFSEAVLACLPPDNWTIPEEELSRRVDLRGTCVCSVDPPGCTDIDDALHARRVAGGYEVGVHIADVTHFVRPASALDREAAARATTVYLVDKRIDMVPELLSSNLCSLRGGEERLAFSCIWKLDENAHVLSTKFHKSVIKSRAAMTYEEAQMAIDETSRNDEIATSLRLLNKLAKKLKQRRLDNGALLLASPEIRFQVDSETHEPLEVQAKRIVDTNSMVEEFMLLANVSVAERIAADYPQSALLRRHPAPPPAQFNAFLKAASRQGFELDVSTNKSFSKSLNEAVIPERPFFNTLLRIMATRCMQQAVYFSSGSKTQEEFYHYGLACPIYTHFTSPIRRYADVVVHRLLAGSVGADATHAALLDTRAAQALCDTLNYRHRHAQLAARASVALNTHILFKNREEVEAAVVLAVKRNALQVLIPKYGLEGPLYLPSDKFTYNEEENVQICNDIVFKTFDELTVRLTLDSSNLQHRKLVFQLVTPFIPGVSYVQQGKDDHMEVENVEIKTEDKKRKELPGTKNKKKKKSKT is encoded by the exons ATGTGGACTACTAAAACATTTTTGACTAAAACAAAACGCGGTAATGTACTTAAG ATTGTAAGAGAACATTACCTACGTGACGATTTATTATGTGGTTCAGCAGCGTGTAATGTCTGTCCCCATAAAGACGATGAGATTGTTTTGGAAGAAAATCCCGAATCATTATGCGGTTTATTCGAATCCAATCATTACCTGATTCTCGATACAAATGTGGTACTACATCAGATAGATGTCATAGAAGAAGATGCTCTGAAGaatgttattatcttacaaacTGTTTTAGAAGAAGTTAAACATCAGAATACTGCTATTTTTCAAAGATTGTTGGAAGTTATAggaaataaaaagagaaaattcTTTTCTTTTGTTAATGAACATCATaa AGACACATATGTTGAGAGAAACCCAGGGGAGAAGCAAAATGACAGGAATGATAGAGCTATCCGTAAAGCAGCCTCTTGGTATGCCTCACATttatccataaaaaatattaatggaaaGTTTCCACAAATTGTACTTCTCACTGATGATGAGAAGAATAGGCAACTTGCTCAGGATGAAGGCATTTTAACCTGCACTG TTGCTGACTACATAAAGAATGTGAATGGATTCCCAGGGTTAAGTGATAAGttatcaaaaaatgttataCCAGAGAGTTGTTCGAAGGATGCCCTCTATCCTGCACATTTGACACCCACACAGATTCATGCTGGCATCAGGAGTGGAAGTTTGCATCAGGGTACATTTCATGCATCAAGAGATAATTACTTGGAAGGAAATGCTACCATCAGTGGTTGTGAAAAATCT atattgttACAAGGCCACATAGGTATCAACAGAGCTATCGATGGAGATATTGTGGCTATAGAAATATTACCCCAAGAACAATGGAGCAAACCCAGTGATATTGTCCTAGAAGACAAAACAGAAGATCCCGGTGATTTTCTAGAGGAAGAGTCTCAGTTGTTGACTATAAGTAAAGCTGATGATGATATAACTCCAACTGGCAAGGTTGTAGGCATTATAAGAAGGAAATGGCGGCAGTATTGTGGAATTTTATTGCCTAGTAAATTTCCAG GAGCTACGCGTCACTTGTTCACGCCAGCGGAGAAACGCATACCGCGCGTGCGCATCGAGACCCGACAGAGCGACATCCTCGCCTCGCAGCGCATCCTCGTCGCCTTGGACTCCTGGCCGAGGAATAGTCGCTATCCATTGGGACATTTCGTCAGATCTCTTGGACCTATTG GCGATAAAGACGCGGAGAATGAAGTAATATTGTTGGAGCACGATGTGCCGCACGCCAGATTCAGCGAAGCTGTGCTCGCCTGCCTGCCGCCCGACAACTGGACCATTCCAGAGGAg GAGCTGTCGCGGCGCGTGGACCTGCGCGGCACGTGCGTGTGCTCGGTGGACCCGCCGGGCTGCACGGACATCGACGACGCGCTGCACGCGCGGCGCGTGGCGGGCGGCTACGAGGTGGGCGTGCACATCGCTGACGTCACGCACTTCGTGCGGCCCGCCAGCGCGCTCGACCGCGAGGCCGCCGCGCGCGCCACCACCGTCTACCTCGTCGACAAGAGGATCGACATGGTGCCCG AACTCTTGAGTTCGAACCTGTGTTCGTTACGGGGCGGCGAGGAGAGGTTGGCGTTCTCGTGTATCTGGAAGTTGGATGAAAATGCTCACGTATTGTCTACGAAGTTTCACAAGAGTGTGATAAAG TCTCGTGCAGCGATGACGTATGAAGAGGCACAAATGGCGATAGACGAGACTTCGCGCAACGATGAGATAGCAACTTCCCTGCGCCTCTTGAATAAATTGGCGAAGAAACTGAAACAGAGAAGACTCGACAACGGCGCGCTACTGCTGGCCTCGCCTGAAATACGTTTCcaa GTGGACTCCGAGACCCACGAGCCGTTGGAAGTGCAGGCGAAACGCATAGTGGACACGAACTCCATGGTTGAGGAGTTCATGCTGCTCGCCAACGTGAGCGTGGCCGAGCGGATTGCGGCCGACTACCCGCAGAGCGCGCTGCTGCGGCGACaccccgcgccgccgcccgcgcagTTCAACGCCTTCCTCAAGGCCGCCAGCCGACAG GGCTTCGAATTGGATGTATCAACGAACAAATCGTTCTCAAAATCTTTGAATGAAGCTGTCATACCTGAGCGACCGTTTTTCAATACGTTGCTACGAATAATGGCGACCCGTTGCATGCAGCAAGCGGTTTACTTCTCGAGCGGTTCTAAAACTCAGGAGGAATTCTACCACTACGGGCTCGCGTGTCCCATATATACCCATTTCACATCACCCATACGAAG GTACGCGGACGTGGTCGTGCACCGGCTGCTGGCGGGCAGCGTGGGCGCGGACGCCACGCACGCGGCGCTGCTGGACACGCGCGCGGCGCAGGCGCTGTGCGACACGCTCAACTACCGCCACCGACACGCGCAGCTCGCCGCGCGCGCCTCCGTCGCGCTCAACACGCAC aTTTTGTTTAAGAATCGCGAGGAAGTCGAAGCGGCAGTCGTTCTTGCTGTGAAACGAAACGCTCTTCAAGTGTTGATCCCCAAGTATGGACTCGAGGGTCCACTTTATTTGCCGTCTGATAAGTTTACATACAACGAGGAG GAGAACGTTCAAATTTGCAACGACATTGTATTCAAAACATTCGACGAATTAACAGTGAGACTCACACTGGATAGTTCGAATTTGCAACACAGAAAGCTAGTGTTCCAGCTCGTGACGCCCTTCATACCGGGCGTCAGTTACGTACAGCAGGGCAAGGATGATCATATGGAAGTCGAAAATGTAGAAATCAAAACCGAGgataagaaaagaaaagaattgCCCGGAACTAAAAACAAGAAGAAGAAAAAGTCTAAGacataa
- the LOC124532232 gene encoding uncharacterized protein C15orf61 isoform X1 — protein MNMSIRLFMKKRVVVMDCIVHFSSRPTSSEVLTSYLAQCKEPPWTSYFVKYSSVKDDQFGMSNFNWKVGSSNYQILRTGCFPYIKYHCSRKEEEDLVTSDRFMRIIKIVNLGIPCLLYGLAATQLIKHQEVVYTSKGTVTIYFLLPEHKGSLH, from the exons ATGAACATGAGTATTCGCTTATTTATGAAAAAGAGAGTAGTTGTAATGGACTGCATTGTGCACTTCTCTTCAAGACCTACATCTTCTGAAGTTTTAACCTCATATTTAGCACAATGTAAAGAACCTCCTTGGACATCATATTTCGTAAAG TACAGCAGTGTAAAAGATGATCAATTTGGAATGTCTAACTTCAATTGGAAGGTTGGCAGctcaaattatcaaatattaaggACTGGTTGCTTTCCATACATCAAGTATCATTGTTCaagaaaagaagaagaagatttAGTTACTTCGGATAGATTTATGAGAATTatcaaaatagttaatttag GTATACCATGTTTACTCTACGGTCTTGCAGCGACACAACTTATCAAACACCAAGAAGTAGTATATACATCCAAGGGAACTGTCACCATCTACTTTTTGTTACCTGAACATAAAGGATCTCTGCATTAA
- the LOC124532232 gene encoding uncharacterized protein C15orf61 homolog isoform X2 produces MSNFNWKVGSSNYQILRTGCFPYIKYHCSRKEEEDLVTSDRFMRIIKIVNLGIPCLLYGLAATQLIKHQEVVYTSKGTVTIYFLLPEHKGSLH; encoded by the exons ATGTCTAACTTCAATTGGAAGGTTGGCAGctcaaattatcaaatattaaggACTGGTTGCTTTCCATACATCAAGTATCATTGTTCaagaaaagaagaagaagatttAGTTACTTCGGATAGATTTATGAGAATTatcaaaatagttaatttag GTATACCATGTTTACTCTACGGTCTTGCAGCGACACAACTTATCAAACACCAAGAAGTAGTATATACATCCAAGGGAACTGTCACCATCTACTTTTTGTTACCTGAACATAAAGGATCTCTGCATTAA
- the LOC124532471 gene encoding uncharacterized protein LOC124532471, with product MALLKTLKTFFMKDDFDFDSNDIDLYKFHPQIRIFLVFNGIFFNNSESYIRYCWPVLSTMLALVGAAIELMIIHHGIVTADYSFATECFCYFIILTTIPLVYISVLFGRNKILQLLNSMDRDFLYICRLEPKYRNLFLNGQLLIWQLCIIWLVFAMSIVTMYLISTIAILFYQSLFATQTENTVRPLIFPLWLPEDDPYRTPNYEVFFFFETIVCLMVPQIFCVFTSFTVYVYVLFHILLHHYYLMDMIIFDCEILFNDLDERVVDLPRNDPRRMKVQLILNKRLERIVIWHNMVFE from the exons atggCCTTGCTTAAAACTCTAAAAACGTTCTTTATGAAAGatgattttgatttcgattcaAATGACATTGATCTGTATAAATTTCATCCACAGATAAGAATTTTCCTTGTgtttaatggaatatttttcaacaaCAGCGAATCCTATATAag GTATTGCTGGCCAGTATTAAGTACTATGTTAGCATTGGTCGGTGCAGCAATCGAACTGATGATAATACACCATGGAATCGTCACGGCAGATTATTCATTCGCCACGGAATGTTTTtgctatttcataatattaacgaCGATCCCTTTAGTTTACATAAGTGTTTTATTCGGtaggaataaaatattacagcTTCTGAATTCGATGGATCgagactttttatatatttgtagacTGGAACCTAAATACAG aaACTTATTTCTTAACGGCCAGCTGCTAATATGGCAGTTATGCATCATATGGCTTGTTTTCGCAATGTCTATCGTGACGATGTATTTGATTTCGACAATAGCGATCCTCTTTTACCAAAGCTTGTTCGCGACACAAACCGAGAATACGGTGAGACCGCTGATATTTCCACTGTGGCTACCGGAGGACGATCCCTACCGGACACCCAATTACGAAGTGTTCTTTTTTTTCGAGACAATCGTATGCTTGATGGTACCTCAGATATTTTGCG tatttacCTCTTTTACAGTATACGTATATGTCCTCTTTCACATTTTGCTGCACCACTATTATCTAATGGATATGATAATTTTCGACTGCGAAATTCTGTTCAATGATCTAGACGAACGTGTTGTCGATCTCCCACGAAATGATCCTAGGCGAATGAAAGTACAACTAATTCTTAATAAAAGGTTGGAACGTATTGTGATATGGCATAACATGGTTTTCGAGTAA